In Romboutsia lituseburensis, a genomic segment contains:
- a CDS encoding peptide deformylase: MIKEIVKDVLFLEQKSELATKDDIEVINDLIDTLEANLEHCVGLAANMIGVKKRILVFSVGNMIVPMVNPVILKKEKPYEAEECCLSLIGSRKTTRYETIEVEYLDKNFNKHKQIFTGFTAQIIQHEVDHFEGIII, encoded by the coding sequence ATGATAAAAGAAATTGTAAAAGATGTATTATTTTTAGAACAAAAATCAGAATTAGCAACAAAGGATGATATAGAAGTTATCAATGATTTAATAGATACACTAGAGGCAAATTTAGAACATTGTGTAGGGCTAGCAGCTAATATGATAGGAGTAAAAAAGCGCATACTAGTATTTAGTGTAGGTAATATGATAGTTCCTATGGTAAATCCAGTTATACTAAAAAAAGAGAAACCTTACGAGGCTGAAGAGTGTTGTTTATCTTTAATTGGTTCTAGAAAAACAACAAGATATGAAACAATAGAAGTAGAATATTTAGATAAAAATTTCAATAAGCATAAACAAATATTTACAGGATTTACTGCACAGATTATACAGCATGAAGTAGATCATTTTGAAGGTATAATAATCTAA
- a CDS encoding ABC transporter ATP-binding protein — protein MKKLKISNLKKTYGKDENKVHALDGINLEIEPNKFTAIIGPSGSGKSTLLHCMAGLDKPTSGNVYLDDVDIYTLNDEKLSKIRRDEFGFIFQSYNLISVINVYDNITLPVSIDGKKEEKEYINTLIEKLGISNQIKKFPNELSGGQQQRVAIARALANKPSVIFADEPTGNLDSKTTDEVMDILKVCVKEFNQTLVMITHNSDIAKMADKVITIADGKIL, from the coding sequence ATGAAAAAATTAAAGATATCAAATCTAAAAAAGACATACGGAAAAGATGAAAATAAAGTACATGCCTTAGATGGAATAAATTTAGAGATAGAGCCGAATAAATTTACGGCTATAATAGGTCCAAGTGGTTCTGGAAAAAGTACATTGCTTCATTGTATGGCAGGGCTGGATAAACCAACTTCAGGAAATGTTTATCTTGATGATGTGGATATATATACTTTAAATGATGAAAAACTATCAAAGATAAGACGAGACGAATTTGGATTTATATTTCAAAGCTATAATCTAATATCCGTTATAAATGTATATGATAATATAACACTACCAGTTTCTATAGATGGAAAAAAAGAAGAGAAAGAATATATAAATACTTTAATTGAAAAGCTAGGCATATCAAATCAAATTAAAAAATTTCCAAATGAACTTTCAGGAGGACAACAGCAAAGGGTGGCAATAGCTAGAGCACTTGCAAATAAACCTTCTGTGATATTTGCAGATGAACCTACTGGAAATTTAGATTCAAAGACGACAGATGAAGTAATGGATATTTTAAAAGTCTGTGTTAAAGAATTTAATCAAACACTGGTCATGATAACTCATAATAGTGATATTGCAAAAATGGCAGACAAAGTTATAACTATAGCTGATGGGAAGATATTATAA
- a CDS encoding YczE/YyaS/YitT family protein: MKTKLFKLTKLLIGFILCAAGIVLTINAKLGLSPWDVLHEGISKTAGITMGNANILVSTIVLALNVFWGENLGWGTILNMIIIGRLIDIIMLNRLIPVANNFISGILMLIIGMLLLSIGCYLYIGVGLGSGARDGMMVALQKKSGKPIRIVRGFLEIGVVIIGVLLGGTIGIGTIITSIGLGYCMQFIFKAFNFNVVDVNHRYIKEDIKNLNSFFYKKTDKIKVSK, encoded by the coding sequence ATGAAAACTAAATTATTTAAACTTACTAAATTATTAATTGGATTTATACTTTGTGCAGCAGGAATAGTGTTAACTATAAATGCTAAACTAGGTTTATCTCCTTGGGATGTATTACACGAAGGAATATCTAAAACGGCAGGGATTACTATGGGAAATGCAAACATATTAGTCAGTACCATAGTACTAGCCTTAAATGTATTTTGGGGTGAAAATTTAGGATGGGGAACTATACTTAATATGATTATTATCGGAAGACTTATAGATATAATTATGTTAAATCGTTTAATACCTGTTGCAAATAATTTTATATCCGGAATTTTAATGTTAATTATAGGTATGCTTTTACTAAGTATAGGATGTTATTTATATATTGGAGTAGGATTAGGTAGTGGAGCTAGAGATGGTATGATGGTTGCACTTCAAAAAAAAAGTGGTAAACCAATTAGAATAGTGAGAGGTTTTTTAGAAATAGGAGTAGTTATTATCGGAGTTTTACTAGGAGGAACTATTGGAATAGGAACAATTATAACTAGCATAGGGTTAGGATACTGTATGCAGTTTATTTTTAAAGCATTTAATTTTAATGTAGTTGATGTGAATCATAGATATATAAAAGAAGATATAAAAAATTTAAATTCATTTTTTTATAAGAAGACTGATAAAATTAAAGTTTCTAAATAA
- the dltB gene encoding D-alanyl-lipoteichoic acid biosynthesis protein DltB codes for MTFSQYGDYFYLYILLLTMIPAIILGLREKSIKYYGMIATIFMIFLIVGVNVSLKFLIAFIVMEVGVIKGYEYVRKKTDSKLIYRLFLIASMSPIIINKISPLTSFGTIGFIGISYLNFRAIQMVIEIYDGAIKEVKISTMLYFILFFPTLSSGPIDRSRRFEKELEKKIPRDEYINDYLIPGFKKIFMGIGYKFVIAFMINIFLMSRIPSKVSFTSVICYMYTYSLYLFFDFGGYSLFAVGTSYIFGIQAPDNFNKPFLSKDMKEFWTRWHISLSRWFGDYIFSRFVIASMRKKRFKKRATASHVAQMITMLVMGAWHGLTWYYIVYGIYQGVVLVLTDIYQKKSKFYKKHKKEKWFEIVQIVVTFHIACFGLLIFSGHYA; via the coding sequence ATGACTTTTTCACAATATGGAGATTATTTTTACCTTTATATATTACTATTAACTATGATTCCAGCGATAATCTTAGGGTTAAGAGAAAAAAGTATAAAATATTATGGAATGATAGCAACAATATTCATGATATTTTTAATCGTTGGTGTAAATGTTAGCCTTAAGTTCTTAATAGCATTTATAGTAATGGAAGTTGGAGTGATTAAAGGGTATGAGTATGTAAGAAAGAAAACAGATAGTAAACTTATATATAGATTATTTTTAATAGCTTCAATGTCTCCTATTATAATCAATAAAATTTCGCCACTTACATCATTTGGAACTATAGGGTTTATAGGAATTTCGTACTTGAATTTTAGAGCTATCCAAATGGTAATTGAAATTTATGATGGAGCAATAAAAGAAGTAAAAATTTCAACGATGCTTTACTTTATATTATTCTTCCCAACTTTAAGTTCTGGTCCGATTGATAGATCAAGAAGATTTGAAAAAGAGCTAGAAAAGAAAATACCTAGAGATGAATATATAAATGATTATTTAATTCCAGGATTTAAAAAGATATTTATGGGAATTGGATATAAATTTGTAATAGCATTTATGATAAACATATTTTTAATGTCAAGAATACCTTCAAAAGTAAGCTTTACGAGTGTAATTTGTTACATGTACACTTATAGCTTATACTTATTCTTTGACTTTGGAGGATACAGTTTATTTGCGGTAGGTACTAGTTATATATTTGGTATACAAGCACCAGATAACTTTAACAAACCATTTTTAAGTAAAGACATGAAAGAATTCTGGACAAGATGGCATATAAGTCTTTCTAGATGGTTCGGAGATTATATTTTCTCAAGATTTGTAATAGCATCTATGAGAAAGAAAAGATTTAAAAAAAGAGCTACCGCATCTCATGTTGCTCAAATGATTACAATGTTAGTAATGGGTGCATGGCATGGATTAACGTGGTATTATATAGTTTATGGGATATATCAAGGTGTAGTACTTGTACTTACTGATATATATCAAAAGAAATCAAAGTTTTATAAAAAACATAAAAAAGAGAAGTGGTTTGAGATTGTACAAATTGTAGTAACATTCCATATAGCATGTTTTGGATTGTTAATTTTCTCAGGACACTACGCTTAA
- a CDS encoding sensor histidine kinase yields MLGIHRALCIVNMFIFMFCFFMLMNKRGYICKCKLKKNIKSIVILLLIIWLALRGIPFGFVVLEVFINAALVLTLICKCIYEIDIKKSIINSLIYSLVYILIECSIYWFLFMTFTYIGNYIYVFNLGINFLIIFLGIYFLEKVQKIYNDNKYLVYVSLTIAVNIFIIVIINISTSQSHDLYRIVINNNIEYNNILYMSKISSFIEHVFPYILAIINTILIFIFVNSIKSEKEKAKLELVNEKLDMQYKYYLMVKESQEKMRQVYHDMNNHMNNIKSLKNSSEDVNAYINNIEYEVKNNKNIYNTGNALLDIILYEKSKCCMENNIDFNAGIDFSNCEFIDMIDISSIFSNLIDNAIEACNKIDEDNIDKYITIKSTFIKGYYVVRCENSKTNELIIKNNKIFTSKKDKFLHGIGLDSIKSSIKKYNGELKIKDSESKFIATIHIPVE; encoded by the coding sequence ATGTTAGGTATTCATAGAGCTTTATGTATTGTAAATATGTTTATATTCATGTTTTGTTTTTTTATGCTAATGAATAAAAGAGGTTATATTTGCAAATGTAAATTGAAAAAAAATATTAAATCCATAGTAATTTTATTATTAATTATATGGTTAGCATTAAGGGGGATACCTTTTGGATTTGTAGTACTAGAAGTTTTTATCAACGCAGCATTAGTACTAACTTTAATCTGCAAATGCATTTATGAAATTGATATAAAAAAGTCTATAATTAATTCTTTAATATACAGTTTAGTATATATATTGATAGAGTGTAGCATTTATTGGTTTTTGTTTATGACGTTTACTTATATAGGTAATTATATATATGTATTTAATCTTGGAATAAATTTTTTAATTATTTTTCTAGGTATATATTTTCTTGAGAAGGTACAAAAAATATACAATGATAATAAATATTTAGTATATGTAAGTTTAACTATAGCAGTTAATATATTTATAATTGTAATTATAAACATCTCAACTTCACAATCTCATGATTTATATAGAATAGTAATAAACAATAACATTGAATATAATAATATTTTATATATGAGTAAGATATCTAGTTTTATAGAACATGTATTTCCTTATATTTTAGCTATAATAAATACAATATTAATATTTATTTTTGTGAATTCTATAAAATCAGAAAAAGAAAAAGCAAAATTGGAACTTGTAAATGAAAAATTAGATATGCAGTATAAATATTATTTAATGGTAAAAGAATCACAAGAAAAAATGAGACAAGTATATCATGATATGAATAATCATATGAATAATATAAAATCATTAAAAAATAGTAGTGAAGATGTAAATGCATATATTAATAATATAGAATATGAAGTAAAAAATAATAAAAATATTTATAATACAGGAAATGCACTGTTAGATATTATATTATATGAAAAGAGTAAATGCTGCATGGAAAATAATATAGATTTTAATGCAGGCATAGATTTTAGTAATTGTGAATTTATAGATATGATTGACATAAGTAGTATATTTTCAAATTTAATAGATAATGCAATAGAAGCATGCAATAAAATTGATGAAGATAATATAGATAAATATATAACTATAAAAAGTACTTTTATAAAGGGGTACTATGTAGTTAGATGTGAAAACAGCAAGACAAATGAGCTAATAATAAAAAATAATAAGATTTTTACTTCTAAAAAAGATAAGTTCCTTCATGGGATAGGTTTAGACAGTATAAAATCTTCAATAAAAAAATACAATGGAGAATTAAAAATTAAGGATAGTGAGTCTAAGTTTATAGCTACTATTCATATACCAGTTGAGTGA
- a CDS encoding phosphopantetheine-binding protein — MQEAVISIFEDVLDCDEIKEDLDLDLFEAELLDSLAIIEVLLEIEERLGIVLQPTDLERSDMATVNNLTKFLESRKK, encoded by the coding sequence ATGCAAGAAGCAGTTATATCAATTTTTGAAGATGTTTTAGATTGTGATGAAATAAAAGAGGATTTAGATTTAGATTTATTTGAAGCAGAACTTTTAGACTCATTAGCAATAATAGAGGTTTTACTTGAGATAGAAGAAAGATTAGGAATAGTACTTCAACCTACAGATTTAGAAAGAAGCGACATGGCTACAGTAAATAATTTAACTAAGTTTTTAGAAAGTAGAAAAAAATAA
- the dltA gene encoding D-alanine--poly(phosphoribitol) ligase subunit DltA codes for MKIIEGIKKYSNTDRVALKCNEETLSYKNLDKYSEAIALYLKDIYGDENTPIVIYGNKENMIMACMIGALKSGRAYAPLDISFPIDRVFEVTKEIKPKVFFNFSEETEFGDLNVVNEEKLKEIIKEYEGKTISKENWVKEDENAYILFTSGSTGKPKGVQISSNNLDSFVDWMSPYLKIDGSEKVVMNQAAYSFDLSVTSIYPGLVHGATLFSLSKKVLADYKELFNQFEKSDMTVWVSTPSFAGVCVTENSFNQEMLPKLESMIFIGETLPKSLSKTLLERFPNTRVVNGYGPTEATVGVSVNDISQEMIDDEKSLPVGYPMENCKIKILDENGKELPEGEKGEIIIIGPSVSKGYFNNKEKTDEVFFYDEIDGIKHRAYRTGDSGYILDGNIYYCGRRDFQIKLNGFRIEIEDIESNLRKVENVKNAVVIPVYKNEKIAYLKGIVELKESSSLSDIKIGIAIKKELGKYIPSYMIPRTIKTIEKFPTNINGKIDRKKLMEEN; via the coding sequence ATGAAAATCATTGAAGGTATAAAAAAATATTCAAATACAGATAGAGTAGCACTAAAATGTAATGAAGAAACTCTTTCATATAAAAATTTAGATAAGTATTCAGAAGCAATTGCATTATATTTAAAAGATATATATGGGGATGAAAATACTCCTATAGTTATATACGGTAACAAAGAAAATATGATAATGGCATGTATGATAGGTGCTTTAAAATCTGGGAGAGCTTATGCTCCATTAGATATAAGTTTCCCAATAGATAGAGTATTTGAAGTTACTAAAGAAATTAAACCAAAAGTATTTTTCAACTTTAGTGAAGAAACTGAATTTGGAGATTTAAATGTTGTAAATGAAGAGAAGCTTAAAGAAATAATCAAAGAGTATGAAGGAAAGACGATATCTAAGGAAAACTGGGTAAAAGAGGATGAAAATGCATATATCCTATTTACATCAGGAAGTACGGGAAAACCAAAAGGAGTACAAATAAGTTCAAACAACTTAGATAGTTTTGTTGATTGGATGAGTCCATATTTAAAAATTGATGGAAGTGAGAAGGTAGTTATGAATCAAGCTGCATACTCATTTGACCTTTCAGTTACATCAATATATCCAGGTTTAGTACATGGAGCTACATTATTTTCTTTATCAAAGAAAGTTTTAGCAGATTATAAAGAATTATTTAATCAATTTGAAAAATCAGATATGACAGTTTGGGTTTCAACTCCATCATTTGCAGGGGTTTGTGTAACGGAAAATAGTTTTAATCAAGAAATGTTACCAAAGCTTGAATCAATGATATTTATAGGTGAAACTTTACCGAAGAGTTTATCTAAAACTTTATTAGAGAGATTTCCAAATACAAGAGTTGTAAATGGATATGGACCAACAGAGGCAACAGTTGGAGTCAGCGTAAATGATATATCACAAGAAATGATAGATGATGAAAAGAGCCTTCCAGTTGGATATCCTATGGAAAACTGTAAGATAAAGATATTAGATGAAAATGGAAAAGAACTTCCAGAAGGTGAAAAAGGTGAAATCATAATAATAGGACCTTCAGTATCTAAAGGATATTTCAATAATAAAGAAAAAACTGATGAAGTATTCTTCTATGATGAGATAGACGGAATTAAGCATAGAGCTTATAGAACTGGAGATAGTGGCTATATATTAGATGGAAATATATATTACTGTGGAAGAAGAGATTTCCAAATAAAATTAAATGGATTTAGAATAGAGATAGAAGACATAGAAAGCAACTTAAGAAAAGTTGAAAATGTAAAAAATGCAGTGGTTATACCTGTTTATAAAAATGAAAAAATTGCTTACTTAAAAGGAATTGTAGAGTTAAAAGAAAGTAGTTCATTAAGTGATATAAAAATTGGAATTGCAATAAAAAAAGAGTTAGGTAAATATATACCTTCATATATGATACCGAGAACTATAAAAACTATAGAGAAGTTCCCTACTAATATAAATGGGAAAATAGATAGAAAGAAACTTATGGAGGAAAATTAA
- the dltD gene encoding D-alanyl-lipoteichoic acid biosynthesis protein DltD, translated as MKKSIYLIMPLVVGGIFLFGLNKFLDSKIDYMLKEKDLIPIMNDALSDVKDKGVIANNHFLRNKDIMMLGSSELSHSTKQHPTYYFNTSRSKNEVITIGRAYTQSLQDATILGSFDSSVKDKKVVLLVSMQWFMDREGVTPHHYQTRFSPTQFYAFLNNPSISNENKIKFADRSSKLLADSEDYKSESVYAKLYSSDTFLSNTEKVLLKPYFEFRKYIVSLKEKGTTFKKLLILQDKKAPVKSKPIDWKNEEEKAIMDAKKRVGNNELCIDKGYYRHNFGKNLHKLEGKYKYVNLLESKEFYDYQLNLDICNDLGIKPVVVLIPGMDKFYNMTGISTEERHEFYDKAGNIAKEHGFKVIDLRENETEKYYLRDVMHLGTKGWVDVCEKLFKEFNQQ; from the coding sequence ATGAAAAAATCAATTTATTTAATTATGCCATTAGTAGTAGGTGGTATATTTTTATTTGGATTAAATAAATTCCTTGACTCTAAAATTGACTATATGCTTAAAGAAAAAGACTTAATACCAATAATGAATGATGCTTTAAGTGATGTAAAGGATAAGGGAGTTATCGCTAATAACCATTTTTTAAGAAATAAAGATATTATGATGTTAGGATCATCAGAGTTAAGCCACTCAACAAAGCAACATCCAACTTACTATTTTAATACCAGTAGAAGTAAAAATGAGGTTATTACAATAGGTAGAGCATATACTCAAAGCTTACAAGATGCTACTATTTTAGGAAGTTTTGATTCAAGTGTAAAAGATAAGAAAGTTGTCTTATTAGTTTCAATGCAGTGGTTTATGGATAGAGAAGGGGTTACACCCCATCATTACCAAACTAGATTTTCACCAACTCAATTTTATGCCTTTTTAAATAACCCAAGTATTTCAAATGAAAATAAGATAAAGTTTGCTGATAGATCAAGTAAATTATTAGCTGATTCAGAAGATTATAAATCTGAATCTGTATATGCTAAGTTATATAGTTCAGATACATTTTTATCTAATACTGAGAAAGTGTTATTAAAACCTTATTTTGAATTTAGAAAATATATAGTAAGCCTTAAAGAGAAAGGTACAACATTTAAAAAATTACTAATTTTACAGGATAAAAAAGCTCCAGTCAAAAGTAAACCTATAGATTGGAAAAATGAAGAAGAAAAAGCTATAATGGATGCTAAAAAGAGAGTTGGAAATAACGAATTATGTATAGATAAGGGATATTACAGACATAATTTTGGGAAAAATTTACACAAATTAGAAGGTAAATATAAATATGTAAATCTTTTAGAATCAAAAGAGTTTTACGATTACCAATTAAATCTAGATATATGTAATGACTTAGGAATAAAACCTGTAGTTGTATTAATACCAGGTATGGATAAGTTCTATAATATGACAGGAATTTCAACAGAAGAACGACATGAATTTTATGATAAAGCAGGAAACATTGCAAAAGAGCATGGTTTTAAAGTTATAGATCTTAGAGAAAATGAAACTGAGAAATATTACTTGAGAGATGTAATGCACCTGGGGACGAAAGGTTGGGTAGATGTTTGTGAAAAGCTATTTAAAGAATTTAATCAGCAATAA
- a CDS encoding LytR/AlgR family response regulator transcription factor: MIKIAICEDEKEQQELLKNYIEKIFEGLSIKYSLDIFNSGEELLENYSKYIDLILLDIQLGEINGMDTARKIRILDNNVEIIFITSLIEYALEGYEVRAYRYLVKPVKYDDIKENIINCIKEVEIKNKYIIIKKQGNQIKLDINEITYIEVQKETITIHTLNEVYKISGTMSNIEKEIDCSRFFRCHKSFLVNLEHIKIIKQYVAILENNEEVPISRYRFKETKDKFFDLIEYKLC; this comes from the coding sequence GTGATAAAAATAGCAATTTGTGAAGATGAAAAAGAGCAACAAGAATTATTAAAAAATTATATTGAAAAAATATTTGAAGGATTATCTATAAAATATAGCTTAGATATATTTAATTCCGGTGAAGAATTGCTTGAAAATTATTCAAAATATATTGATTTAATTTTGTTAGATATACAATTAGGTGAGATCAATGGAATGGATACAGCTAGAAAAATAAGGATTTTAGATAATAACGTAGAAATTATTTTTATTACATCTTTAATAGAATATGCACTAGAAGGTTATGAAGTAAGGGCTTATAGATATTTAGTAAAGCCAGTAAAATATGATGATATAAAAGAAAATATTATAAATTGCATAAAAGAAGTAGAAATAAAAAATAAGTATATTATTATAAAGAAGCAAGGGAATCAAATTAAATTAGACATAAATGAGATTACTTATATAGAAGTACAGAAAGAAACTATAACTATACATACTTTAAATGAAGTTTATAAAATAAGTGGAACTATGAGTAATATTGAAAAAGAAATAGATTGTAGTAGATTTTTTAGATGTCATAAGAGTTTTTTAGTGAATCTAGAACATATAAAAATTATAAAACAGTATGTAGCAATACTTGAAAATAACGAAGAAGTACCTATTAGTAGGTATAGATTTAAAGAAACAAAAGATAAATTTTTTGACTTAATAGAGTATAAGCTATGTTAG
- a CDS encoding ABC transporter permease: MSTFKLAISYMKKQKGKTIALLSSIVLSVMLIFSMTVIRDSGYDSQIKEMKDLHGDYHVEFNSLSKNQIQNLKKEKDISKSSISKELCKIVDKKSGVNLDLNSFDKGFISSLGYKIYGREPIKDGEIVIEKEAASQMGISNPLNKNIDLMLLNNYMDDNEINSIDSANKTFKIVGLVEKSDKYYDISKYDCTFRAFVNNDFKMPIKPRDTYTGTIYLKSEKDIPQFVTKMIKKIDTNIFNLHENAEVDLAKSHKSISKYSIENSINSILLVVVSTIVIYNIFNIIFQNMTNQVGLMRSIGMPKKKVKNLFISMSFIYIILGTLIGIIFGIIFSYVGLRVVYGYSSMLTIQMPSIIYSFAVSIISVSLSSFIVIRKAMKMSIIEATRVSDKYRKKSKSKNIDKKNKNVLINIATRNLWRNKPRTILTILAITFVGTMFILNLGVKSFIKYNMEEGITGGSWSMSYGSVDKTVEGNNQNSEYLFYKLDNDLIHKINNMKNVRYVEPHFNNPYGQIILSKDKLSKAYQNELNRKKSLYQVEYNNEYPLLIRGYSDDMLKKRQEFIEKGENIIKPTSGEYKKIILVNNTNSQVTNTFDAKIIDNVKIGDIIEIKLPVYKDDIEKYENFKVEVGAIMKESYAAGQDGNMQAQGAQVIFREDDYKELTGQKEYNKLFVTVEKGKLYSVEQKLKELTKNYGATEINGKGEELKFIGAQQNSEEKLSIIYQILTLLILSVNIIFIMRSNIITRRKELATLRAIGLSIKNIKKILIIESELYGIVASIIGSVIATIYHNYGIARSNKGLLAGGYTRVAEYQIPWTQIIILFTIFIIMGIVAVYLSKDKIEGNSITEGISENF, from the coding sequence TTGAGTACATTTAAATTAGCAATATCTTATATGAAAAAGCAAAAAGGAAAAACAATAGCATTATTATCAAGTATTGTACTTTCAGTAATGCTTATTTTTTCTATGACTGTAATTAGGGATTCAGGATATGATTCTCAAATAAAAGAGATGAAGGATTTACATGGTGACTATCATGTAGAGTTTAATTCACTTAGTAAAAATCAAATACAAAATTTAAAAAAGGAAAAAGATATATCAAAGTCGAGTATATCAAAAGAATTATGCAAAATAGTAGATAAAAAAAGTGGAGTTAATCTTGATTTAAATTCATTTGATAAAGGTTTTATAAGTTCTTTAGGATATAAGATATATGGAAGAGAACCGATAAAAGACGGAGAAATAGTCATAGAAAAAGAAGCTGCAAGTCAGATGGGGATATCTAACCCCTTAAATAAAAATATAGACTTAATGCTTTTGAACAACTATATGGATGATAATGAAATTAACTCTATAGACAGTGCAAATAAAACATTTAAAATCGTTGGTTTAGTAGAAAAATCAGATAAGTATTATGATATATCTAAGTATGATTGTACATTTAGAGCTTTTGTAAATAATGATTTTAAGATGCCAATAAAACCCAGAGATACGTATACTGGAACTATATATCTTAAATCAGAAAAAGATATACCTCAATTTGTAACGAAAATGATAAAAAAAATAGATACTAATATATTCAATTTGCATGAAAATGCTGAGGTTGATTTGGCAAAATCTCATAAATCGATTTCAAAATACAGCATAGAAAATAGTATAAACTCAATACTTTTAGTAGTTGTATCAACTATTGTAATATACAACATATTTAATATTATTTTTCAGAATATGACTAATCAAGTAGGTCTTATGAGATCTATTGGAATGCCAAAGAAGAAGGTAAAGAACTTATTTATTAGTATGAGCTTTATTTATATAATTTTAGGAACTTTAATAGGAATAATATTTGGAATTATTTTTTCATATGTTGGCTTAAGAGTAGTGTATGGATATAGCTCTATGCTAACAATACAAATGCCTAGCATAATATATTCTTTTGCAGTTTCAATTATATCAGTATCTCTTTCTAGTTTTATAGTAATTAGAAAAGCTATGAAGATGTCTATAATTGAGGCTACGAGGGTAAGCGACAAATATAGAAAAAAATCAAAGAGTAAAAATATAGATAAAAAAAATAAAAATGTACTTATAAATATAGCGACTAGAAATTTATGGAGAAATAAACCTAGAACTATATTGACAATACTCGCAATTACTTTTGTTGGAACAATGTTTATATTAAATTTAGGTGTTAAAAGCTTTATAAAATATAATATGGAAGAAGGAATAACTGGTGGTTCATGGTCCATGTCATATGGTAGTGTAGATAAAACTGTTGAGGGTAATAATCAAAATTCAGAATATCTATTTTATAAATTAGATAATGATTTAATACACAAAATTAATAATATGAAAAACGTAAGATATGTAGAACCACATTTTAATAATCCTTATGGTCAGATTATACTTTCTAAAGATAAGTTATCAAAGGCTTATCAAAATGAATTAAACAGAAAAAAGTCGCTTTATCAAGTTGAATATAACAATGAGTATCCACTTTTAATAAGAGGATATAGTGATGATATGTTAAAGAAAAGACAAGAATTTATTGAAAAAGGGGAAAATATTATAAAGCCTACATCAGGTGAGTACAAGAAAATAATCTTAGTTAACAATACAAATTCACAGGTTACAAACACTTTTGATGCAAAGATAATTGATAATGTGAAAATAGGAGACATTATAGAAATAAAACTCCCTGTATATAAAGATGACATTGAAAAATATGAAAATTTCAAAGTAGAGGTTGGAGCTATCATGAAAGAATCATATGCAGCAGGACAGGATGGTAACATGCAAGCTCAAGGGGCTCAAGTAATATTTAGAGAAGATGACTATAAAGAATTAACAGGTCAAAAAGAGTATAATAAGCTATTTGTAACAGTTGAAAAAGGAAAGTTATATTCTGTAGAACAAAAATTAAAAGAATTAACGAAAAATTATGGAGCTACAGAGATAAATGGAAAAGGAGAAGAGTTAAAATTTATTGGAGCTCAACAAAATTCTGAAGAAAAGCTTTCTATAATATATCAGATTTTGACTTTATTAATACTTTCAGTAAATATCATTTTTATTATGAGAAGTAATATTATTACAAGAAGAAAAGAATTGGCAACTTTAAGGGCAATTGGATTGAGTATAAAAAACATTAAAAAAATCTTAATTATTGAAAGTGAATTATATGGAATAGTCGCTTCTATAATAGGATCTGTGATTGCAACAATTTATCACAACTATGGTATAGCAAGGTCTAACAAAGGTCTTTTAGCAGGAGGATATACTAGGGTTGCAGAATATCAAATTCCTTGGACTCAGATAATTATACTATTTACTATTTTTATCATTATGGGGATTGTTGCAGTATATTTATCTAAAGACAAAATAGAAGGTAATTCAATAACAGAGGGTATTTCAGAAAATTTCTAA